The DNA region CAAGGTTTTCAAGTGTATGTCACGTTTTGGATGGGTATCAAACTCCATTAGGATGGCAGACTTAATTAGTGGAAACACCAGTGATAGACATCTTGAGGACTCCAACCATCTTATTAAGCAAATGGCTTAGGAAGTTTCAAATGTGACCAACCCCTTGAGCTGCATCATATCTCTGTTCCATCATCTCTCCAGACAAGCAGTGGAATCAGGGTCTGTCCAGATGGGGATTAACCTTCCATGTTTATCCCTGGTTCTAGCTGCCCAACAAATGgatgttttccattttctatatTGAATTCCTTTATCCAAGTGACATTATAGTCCTTGTGGAGGTAACAAAAACTGTCTTCTTTTCATTAATTACAAATTCCATATTTGGAATAAGTtctttaaattgattattgCTGCATGAGTACTTTATAATTAGAAACTTGTGTACATTTTTTAGGTTTGGTTTCATTGACTTTGTGTATACTCCGATGCACTAAAATAAGTCATTCTCCCTAGTGATAATTTGATCAAGGTTTTGAATTTAAGCAGCTGATGCCCATGACATTATCATAATGAAAGAGCTCCTTGGACAAATTTCTCCCTTGAGGGTTCTTTTTCTTGCATCCCTGGCAACTGACTTCCTGAAAGATGGTAATTGCATTGGTATTGATTcattttgttgtattttgttaaaataaggCGAGCAGAGATCATAAATTTGTCATCAGTGAGTGCTTTCTTTATCTACTAGGATATTGTGTTTATCGCAGTGAGGCGAATTTTGGTATCAATTGCCCTGTGGCCTGCGAGTATGTATGAGGTGAAGGCCTGAAGCAGAAATGAGCATTTCCTTTGACTAGATATTGTTGCTGTGGGGTGAAGAACACATGGTAGAAATCAAGCAGATCAATCTATATTTCTATCTCTGTATTAAGACAGAATACAATTGTAAAATGTGTACCAATATCCCATTGGGGAGCCATTACTTTTTGTTTTGTGTGCCATGGGCATATGAAGAACAGAACCTTCCTTTTCTTGTGCATTTTCTTCCTCTCACTTGAAGACTATGCTGTTAAATGACTgctaaaaaaaatcatgtataataattatacacgTGAAAGAAATTTGGACTtcttaaatagataaaaagggTTATCAAAAATCATACAGACATGCCAAATGGGCCGGGTGGCCTATGCCGGCCCAAAACGCAATTTAGTCTAGCCCAGGTGGGCTCGGCCTGTTACTGTAGTGTACTGTTGTGGAGGTCTGGTCTTCAAGCCTGGCTCGGGTTGATACTGTACacaatattcttaaaaaaattaataaatacaaaataataattataatataataattattattataaattatgggTTGACCCGGTTTGAAAGCCCACCATAATGCGGGTCTTAGGCGTAGTCTGAAGACCTGTAACTATAAGCTTGGTGGGCCACATCAGTGCGGTCTGGCCCATTGACGGCCCCCCTTTAagattgtaataaaaaaaattaaccaaatattttattaaaaaaactttttaactaATTAGCTTACTTAAAATAGTCAtcatctttaaaatttcaataaaaactcaaaaatccATCAATTGTAagtgtaattttattttctaactcACAAAATTATATCCAAAATCTTACgcaaacaaagcaaaaaaattgttaaatccATATATAAGatcaatatttaattgtttttcatcttaaattgatgaattgttgtattgtaaaaaaaaaaaaaaaaatagaaatactTGTAAGATTTTCATgagttttagatatttttaaaaaaattagccTATACGTTGAACttcaaattaaaatgttaaatttcaatttatgaaagaaagtgcaagattttaaattatatgggGTTTTATGATTTTTCGCTAATCTTTTTAAGGATGtagtttacaaaatataaaaatttaaaatctttcacAAGTTTAGAGTTCCCATTAAACTTTGTATTAGGATGCTAGAATTTAACATGGTTAAGTGCAATttcgaaatcttttattaatattttcacaTATTGATGTAAAAGTGTTTTATGGACTAGACCAGGCCTAAGACTCACTACACTAATAGGCTTTCAAATAAGATCGGCCTATAAGATATATAAGGTCCACAGTTTAACCCaatatatatgagatttttcaaactattcTATGGTATTTATGTCAAACCCGACCCAAAAGAAGCATGGGTCAAGCCTAACATGCTATAACATCATATTGAGCCATTTTTTTGGACCTTAGACCGAACTAGCACCAAAAAGTTTAGCACCAATGGTTGTTTAGCTTGGTGAAAATAGAAGACATTTTTGccttttcatcaattttataataaacagTTGTGAGAatagacttttcaaacttaaaaattgaGAAGTCGTAGTTTTAGAAAAGATTATGCGGAAAAAAGTAATTCTGccaattaatttctttaataacCTCGGACTGAAAaaatgtatacctattttgaaactttaaacAAAGGCAATtcattttgaaacttttatcatatcaaaattaatttataaaataataaaattatgtatatttattttagatacataaatatatatatatatttatttttgttttcataccattaaataattttaaattaaaaataaaataattcataattatataataatatatatatacccaaaataaataCTCATATTATTATCCCCTAACAAATTTCACCAATAAATGGTGTATGCTGTGTATGTTGATGGGAGAGTTCAATCTCACGCTGCAATAGACCGCGTAACGCTGACTGCTTTGGACAACTCCGCGTCCTGTGTCCCCTTCTGAAACAACGTGGACATGCCGCCCAGACACGAACCGGGAACCCTCCCAACActtctttttaatttgcatGAAATTGAAAGTTCATTTAGAATTATGActaaactttaattataattcaaagcCGCTATTGTGTTGATTTTAACTAACACGGGCTTGCCTTTCAAACGAAAACTTGGGGTAACTTCTAACCAGCTTCATTAATTCAACATTCAAATGAAAAGCCGGCCCTTTCCACACGCCATCAATCTATATAAATTTACAGATGAATTCATTAGATTGTTCATAAACATATAGTATGCATGCATGCGGGAGAGTCTAAGATCTCTATTATTCTGATTTAATTTCATGCAGAGAGTCTTCAGAACCAGCAAGCTTCTGCATTTCTCATTTGCCAATAGATGCTCTTTACCGTCTTCTTCTCCTTTGATATCAAACGCGACTTGCGTTTCTAAGACTCCATCACTATCTTCTTGGTTTACCTGTTCAAAAGGTTGAGtctcattttataaataatatatgtatgcaaatctAACTACTTTTTTCTGCTGCAAAATGTATGTTTCCTTAGGTTGTTGTCATTTCTTGAAATTTTAGTGGGTTTGGTCATGGTCCAACATTTTTTAAGACTTGTGATATCACTTGTTTCGCCACATTCGAAGTATGATGATTTGTCAACTTTCTCTTTATATTGCTTCAGCTCCTCAGGGAAGAATCCCATTTCTTACCGGAAATATGTCAAGTTCAACAAGTTCATTTGAGAAGCCCACGGTGCTTGAAAATGAAGTTCAACATGTTGAATTACTAAACGCAGTTGATGATTTATATGGAGGAGTTACAGTAGACATGGAAAAGCCTATGGACTCTAAGCTATTTGCTTCTGCACTTAAATCTTCCTTATCATATTGGAGGCAGCGGGtacttaatttattcattttaaccaATTTAACTTACTGCAAGAGTATATTGGacatatatttttcagtttgtgaCAGTCAAATTTTGCAGGGGAAGAAGGGTGTTTGGATTAAATTGCCTTCTGAATTTGCTAATCTTGTTGAACCTGCAGTTCAGGTAATTAAACACAGCTAATATCTTTTGTCCTTATGACTTCGATTCTCTATAACACTGACTGAGTTTCTTAATCTTGTTGTGCAAAATATTATGCAGCAAGGATTCAGATACCACCATGCTGAACCAGATTACTTGATGCTTGTGCACTGGATTCCTGAAACCCCAGATACTCTTCCTGTAAATGCTTCACATCGCGTCGGTGTTGGTGCCTTTGTCATCAACCATAAGAGAGAGGTACTTCACCTATTCTTATCAGTTGATGTTTGTCACTGTCTAGTTAAGTCTCAACAATAAATTAGGCTAAAAGAAAGAGCGGACTTTGTTAGTTAGAGGCCCTGTTTAAGTTGAATTATCCCAATTTTGTTAGGTTCTGGTAGTTCAGGAGAGTAGTGGCCAATTCAGAGGTAAAGGTGTGTGGAAGCTCCCCACTGGAGTTGTTAATGAGGTGAGTTCATTAGAAAGTATGGcactttagatttttttttttttaagaacttCTAATGGACAGAACTAATTCATCCACTGCAGGGTGAGGATATTTGTGCAGCTGCAATAAGAGAAGTGAAAGAGGAGACAGGAGTAAGAATACCAGCTGCTATTTATGAATACAATACTGATCTTCAAATTCTACCTTTCTTCAGGTTTAACTAAAccataattataatttgccTTTTGCTTCAATTTATTTCAGGTTGATGCTGAATTTGTGGAAGTTTTGGCCTTCAGGTAATAACATTTCTTCCTTTGAAATAGCAAGTAATTGATTTCCCCTATACAATTTTCAACATTTGACAATCTCTATGCTAACTTTTAACTTTTCTTCAAAAGGCAAAGCCACCAATCATTCTTTCGGAAATcagatttattttttgtttgcatGCTACGACCAAGCTCTTTTCACATTCAGAAACAAGACTCGGAAATCGTAGCTGCTCAGGTACATTATTTCTTGGTAGACATTGATATACATACTGATTTGGAATGTTAAGAAGATAGGGCTTACTATTATTCAAATCTCTGAAATTCTGAAATGAGTTTTGCTTTGACAAGAAACAGTGAGCAAGGTTTGATGATGAGTAATAAAATGATCTTTGTTTGACAGTGGATGGCAGCACAGGAGTATGCAGCACAGCCATTTGTACAAGAGCATAGACTGTTTAATTATGTAGCCAAAATATGCCTAACGAAGTCAGAGGAGGACTATGCGGGGTTTTCTCCCTTATCTGCCACCACAGCTTCAGGTAAAACCAGCTACTTGTATTTCAACGACCGAGATTGCCACCCTCTCACAACCGAGAATCCATCGACACCACAATCCTAAGCCAATTGAATTCAAAAGGCAAAGGTACAAAATAAAAGGGTGTTCTTTTTTCAAGTGAAATTTTGTTAACCTCCAgtggtttagtttaattttcttCAGAAGTTCTGCGAATAATGAGAAAGTTTCtctgaaatttcataattttgtaaccACAGAGAAAATCTCTGCATTTTTCCTGTCATGGACACGGTGTTATGTGAAAGGGAATAAAGTCTATCATTGTTTTTTGATTCACTGCGCAATAAACCTTAACAGGGATCAGTAAAATTCTTTCTTCTGGCAAATTTATTGGGCTATTTGTCATTGAATTATGAACCTGGAGTATCAGTTTTGCCATTCTTTCGATCCTTACATGAAGCTTATATGAAATAACATCTTGTGACATATATTAGCAATACACCATTCagttgtaaataaataaagaaatacgtCCATGTCATTCATGAGTAGGCATATGCGGTGGGATTCATGCTCTTTTGACCTTAATTCCATTATTCCAATggcaaaaaggagaaaagaaatcTACAAGAAGAATGTCGCTATTTATACATGCAATCAAGCAATCAactcaaacaaataaaacttgATTCCTTCTCAACACTCTTATCATCAAGGGATTGAAGtcaaaagattaaaaaggaaaaaaaaaaaaaaaaacaatatgcaTGAGTCATTCAACTCTATCTACCATAAAAATTACAGATAAACACTATTGGTGATGCAAGgtgtttgtatattttattataacatacaGATGTCCAACCTAGTGTAGGCATTAACTAGTGATAAATTTTGGCACTAGCTTCCAAATACAGCTTACGTAAGAGCAGCTGCACATTCCATGCCTTTTTAGATTAATTATTCTAGGCAACTCTCGGTAGTATCTTGGTCAGATGAAACTTTATCCTTGTGATGATCAATGATACAACAGATCTTCCGGTTTTGCCCTCATTGACTGTTTAAGGTTTCTTTATAAATCATAACACTACCGAGTTTTGCTTTCAAGTTGGTAGTAGAGTGAGTCCAGGTGGTGGTTTAGATTCACGATCTTTTTACAGTGATCATGGCTTCGACGATGCAAGGCAATTGGGTTAAGGTTTGCTTTAATATTCTTCAGCAAAAGCTCAAAATTTACATTTGGTTTTATGCTTTTAATTTGATTGCTTCTTCCTCAATCCAACTATTGGGCGTAGTTTTATCCTTGTCAGTAAGGGATTCTTAAAATTTCATGGAAACAGAGTATGTaagctttttaattatttggttcTATCATTCTTTTTAgggaaattttgtaaatttctaGGAAATCAATAGTTTCTGAGGAGTTTTCTCATCTGTGGATTCCAGGCTTGTTAAAAAGGTTGAATTTGTTTGGTGCGATTGTTCTTTGTAAGAATTGCTTGTAAGTTTCTTGGAAACCAACACTACTatctaaattttaacttaacaGGTTTTTTCAGTCTGCTGAaagtgtttgtttttattttggaaTTCTAGTAAATTTCATGGAATCAAAAGCTTTTCCTAATCTAAAGTTGCAAGATTTTATCCATTGATTTGATTCTCTCTCTTTGTTCCTTTTAATCAACTACTCAAAATGATTATGGAATGGGATTTTCAAGCTAGCTTCattttatgctttttttccTCATAGCTTTAgtatttctaattttgt from Mangifera indica cultivar Alphonso chromosome 8, CATAS_Mindica_2.1, whole genome shotgun sequence includes:
- the LOC123223133 gene encoding nudix hydrolase 2-like, which encodes MQRVFRTSKLLHFSFANRCSLPSSSPLISNATCVSKTPSLSSWFTCSKAPQGRIPFLTGNMSSSTSSFEKPTVLENEVQHVELLNAVDDLYGGVTVDMEKPMDSKLFASALKSSLSYWRQRGKKGVWIKLPSEFANLVEPAVQQGFRYHHAEPDYLMLVHWIPETPDTLPVNASHRVGVGAFVINHKREVLVVQESSGQFRGKGVWKLPTGVVNEGEDICAAAIREVKEETGVDAEFVEVLAFRQSHQSFFRKSDLFFVCMLRPSSFHIQKQDSEIVAAQWMAAQEYAAQPFVQEHRLFNYVAKICLTKSEEDYAGFSPLSATTASGKTSYLYFNDRDCHPLTTENPSTPQS